A window of Strigops habroptila isolate Jane chromosome 5, bStrHab1.2.pri, whole genome shotgun sequence contains these coding sequences:
- the NT5C2 gene encoding cytosolic purine 5'-nucleotidase isoform X3: MSFRSMFQDVRDAVDWVHYKGSLKEKTLENLEKYVVKDGKLPLLLSRMNEVGKVFLVTNSDYKYTDKIMTYLFDFPHGPKPGSAHRPWQSYFDLILVDARKPLFFGEGTVLRQVDTVTGKLKIGTYTGPLQHGIVYSGGSSDTVCDLLGAKGKDILYIGDHIFGDILKSKKRQGWRTFLVIPELAQELHVWTDKSALFEELQSLDIFLAELYKHLDSSSNERPDISSIQRRIKKVTHDMDMCYGMMGSLFRSGSRQTLFASQVMRYADLYAASFINLLYYPFSYLFRAAHVLMPHESTVEHTHVDINEKESPMATRNRTSVDFKDSDYKRHQLTRSISEIKPPNLFPQAPQEITHCHDEDDDEEEEEEEEEEEEEEE, translated from the exons ATGTCCTTCAGGAGTATGTTCCAGGATGTCAGAGATGCTGTTGACTGGGTTCATTACAAG GGATCACTTAAGGAAAAGACCCTTGAGAATCTGGAAAAGTATGTGGTGAAAGAT GGGAAGCTGCCATTGCTGCTCAGCCGCATGAATGAAGTTGGGAAGGTGTTTCTTGTCACAAACAGTGACTATAAATACACAGAT aaaattatGACTTACTTATTTGACTTTCCACATGGACCAAAG CCTGGGAGTGCCCATCGGCCGTGGCAGTCCTACTTCGACCTGATCCTGGTGGATGCACGAAAACCCCTCTTCTTTGGGGAAGGCACTGTGTTGAGGCAGGTGGACACG GTGACTGGGAAGCTGAAGATTGGTACCTACACTGGCCCACTGCAGCACGGCATTGTGTACTCAGGAG GCTCTTCAGACACAGTCTGTGACCTGCTGGGGGCCAAAGGGAAGGATATCTTGTACATTGGAGACCATATCTTTGGAGACATCCTCAAATCCAAGAAGCGCCAGGGCTGGAGGACCTTCCTGGTGATCCCCGAGCTGGCACAGGAGCTGCACGTCTGGACAGACAAAAGTG CCCTTTTTGAAGAACTGCAGAGTCTGGACATTTTCTTGGCCGAGCTGTACAA GCATCTGGACAGTAGCAGCAATGAACGCCCCGACATCAGCTCCATCCAGAGACGCATTAAG AAAGTGACCCATGACATGGACATGTGCTACGGGATGATGGGGAGCCTCTTCCGCAGCGGCTCTCGGCAGACCCTGTTTGCCAGCCAGGTGATGCGCTACGCTGATCTCTATGCAGCCTCCTTCATCAACCTCCTCTACTACCCCTTCAGCTACCTCTTCAGAGCCGCCCATGTCCTG ATGCCACACGAGTCCACAGTAGAGCACACGCACGTCGACATCAATGAGAAGGAGTCGCCGATGGCCACACGCAACCGCACCTCAGTGGATTTTAAAGATTCTGACTACAAGAGGCATCAACTGACCCGCTCCATCAGCGAGATCAAACCGCCCAACCTCTTCCCCCAGGCACCTCAGGAAATCACACATTGCCACGATGAGGATGAcgatgaggaagaggaagaggaggaagaagaggaagaagaggaagaggaataa
- the NT5C2 gene encoding cytosolic purine 5'-nucleotidase isoform X1, with translation MAAEQDRRRRRCLKINKHLKMTTSWSDRLQNAADLPANMDGHALKKYRREAYHRVFVNRSLAMEKIKCFGFDMDYTLAVYKSPEYESLGFDLTVERLVSIGYPHELLNFVYDPAFPTRGLVFDTHYGNLLKVDAYGNLLVCAHGFNFLRGPETRDQYPNKFIQRDDTDRFYILNTLFNLPETYLLACLVDFFTNCDRYTSCETGFKDGDLFMSFRSMFQDVRDAVDWVHYKGSLKEKTLENLEKYVVKDGKLPLLLSRMNEVGKVFLVTNSDYKYTDKIMTYLFDFPHGPKPGSAHRPWQSYFDLILVDARKPLFFGEGTVLRQVDTVTGKLKIGTYTGPLQHGIVYSGGSSDTVCDLLGAKGKDILYIGDHIFGDILKSKKRQGWRTFLVIPELAQELHVWTDKSALFEELQSLDIFLAELYKHLDSSSNERPDISSIQRRIKKVTHDMDMCYGMMGSLFRSGSRQTLFASQVMRYADLYAASFINLLYYPFSYLFRAAHVLMPHESTVEHTHVDINEKESPMATRNRTSVDFKDSDYKRHQLTRSISEIKPPNLFPQAPQEITHCHDEDDDEEEEEEEEEEEEEEE, from the exons aaataaataagcatttgaAGATGACAACCTCATGGAGCGACCGACTCCAGAATGCAGCCGATCTCCCTGCAAACATGGATGGGCATGCCCTGAAAAAGTACCGGCGGGAAGCCTATCACCG gGTCTTTGTAAACAGAAGTTTAGCCATGGAAAAGATAAAGTGCTTTGGTTTTGATATGGATTATACACTTGCTG TGTATAAATCCCCTGAATACGAATCTCTTGGATTTGACCTGACCGTAGAAAGATTAGTTTCCATTGGATACCCTCATGAGCTGCTCAATTTTGTGTATGATCCTGCATTCCCTACCAG AGGCCTGGTGTTTGATACCCACTATGGAAACCTGTTGAAAGTTGATGCCTATGGGAACCTCCTAGTGTGTGCACATGGCTTTAATTTCCTCAGAGG GCCTGAAACACGGGATCAATATCCAAATAAATTTATCCAGAGGGATGACACAGATAGGTTTTACATTCTGAACACATTATTCAATCTACCAG agaCCTACCTATTGGCTTGCCTAGTGGATTTCTTTACTAACTGTGACCGGTACACTAG CTGTGAAACGGGGTTTAAAGATGGAGACCTCTTCATGTCCTTCAGGAGTATGTTCCAGGATGTCAGAGATGCTGTTGACTGGGTTCATTACAAG GGATCACTTAAGGAAAAGACCCTTGAGAATCTGGAAAAGTATGTGGTGAAAGAT GGGAAGCTGCCATTGCTGCTCAGCCGCATGAATGAAGTTGGGAAGGTGTTTCTTGTCACAAACAGTGACTATAAATACACAGAT aaaattatGACTTACTTATTTGACTTTCCACATGGACCAAAG CCTGGGAGTGCCCATCGGCCGTGGCAGTCCTACTTCGACCTGATCCTGGTGGATGCACGAAAACCCCTCTTCTTTGGGGAAGGCACTGTGTTGAGGCAGGTGGACACG GTGACTGGGAAGCTGAAGATTGGTACCTACACTGGCCCACTGCAGCACGGCATTGTGTACTCAGGAG GCTCTTCAGACACAGTCTGTGACCTGCTGGGGGCCAAAGGGAAGGATATCTTGTACATTGGAGACCATATCTTTGGAGACATCCTCAAATCCAAGAAGCGCCAGGGCTGGAGGACCTTCCTGGTGATCCCCGAGCTGGCACAGGAGCTGCACGTCTGGACAGACAAAAGTG CCCTTTTTGAAGAACTGCAGAGTCTGGACATTTTCTTGGCCGAGCTGTACAA GCATCTGGACAGTAGCAGCAATGAACGCCCCGACATCAGCTCCATCCAGAGACGCATTAAG AAAGTGACCCATGACATGGACATGTGCTACGGGATGATGGGGAGCCTCTTCCGCAGCGGCTCTCGGCAGACCCTGTTTGCCAGCCAGGTGATGCGCTACGCTGATCTCTATGCAGCCTCCTTCATCAACCTCCTCTACTACCCCTTCAGCTACCTCTTCAGAGCCGCCCATGTCCTG ATGCCACACGAGTCCACAGTAGAGCACACGCACGTCGACATCAATGAGAAGGAGTCGCCGATGGCCACACGCAACCGCACCTCAGTGGATTTTAAAGATTCTGACTACAAGAGGCATCAACTGACCCGCTCCATCAGCGAGATCAAACCGCCCAACCTCTTCCCCCAGGCACCTCAGGAAATCACACATTGCCACGATGAGGATGAcgatgaggaagaggaagaggaggaagaagaggaagaagaggaagaggaataa
- the NT5C2 gene encoding cytosolic purine 5'-nucleotidase isoform X4 translates to MNEVGKVFLVTNSDYKYTDKIMTYLFDFPHGPKPGSAHRPWQSYFDLILVDARKPLFFGEGTVLRQVDTVTGKLKIGTYTGPLQHGIVYSGGSSDTVCDLLGAKGKDILYIGDHIFGDILKSKKRQGWRTFLVIPELAQELHVWTDKSALFEELQSLDIFLAELYKHLDSSSNERPDISSIQRRIKKVTHDMDMCYGMMGSLFRSGSRQTLFASQVMRYADLYAASFINLLYYPFSYLFRAAHVLMPHESTVEHTHVDINEKESPMATRNRTSVDFKDSDYKRHQLTRSISEIKPPNLFPQAPQEITHCHDEDDDEEEEEEEEEEEEEEE, encoded by the exons ATGAATGAAGTTGGGAAGGTGTTTCTTGTCACAAACAGTGACTATAAATACACAGAT aaaattatGACTTACTTATTTGACTTTCCACATGGACCAAAG CCTGGGAGTGCCCATCGGCCGTGGCAGTCCTACTTCGACCTGATCCTGGTGGATGCACGAAAACCCCTCTTCTTTGGGGAAGGCACTGTGTTGAGGCAGGTGGACACG GTGACTGGGAAGCTGAAGATTGGTACCTACACTGGCCCACTGCAGCACGGCATTGTGTACTCAGGAG GCTCTTCAGACACAGTCTGTGACCTGCTGGGGGCCAAAGGGAAGGATATCTTGTACATTGGAGACCATATCTTTGGAGACATCCTCAAATCCAAGAAGCGCCAGGGCTGGAGGACCTTCCTGGTGATCCCCGAGCTGGCACAGGAGCTGCACGTCTGGACAGACAAAAGTG CCCTTTTTGAAGAACTGCAGAGTCTGGACATTTTCTTGGCCGAGCTGTACAA GCATCTGGACAGTAGCAGCAATGAACGCCCCGACATCAGCTCCATCCAGAGACGCATTAAG AAAGTGACCCATGACATGGACATGTGCTACGGGATGATGGGGAGCCTCTTCCGCAGCGGCTCTCGGCAGACCCTGTTTGCCAGCCAGGTGATGCGCTACGCTGATCTCTATGCAGCCTCCTTCATCAACCTCCTCTACTACCCCTTCAGCTACCTCTTCAGAGCCGCCCATGTCCTG ATGCCACACGAGTCCACAGTAGAGCACACGCACGTCGACATCAATGAGAAGGAGTCGCCGATGGCCACACGCAACCGCACCTCAGTGGATTTTAAAGATTCTGACTACAAGAGGCATCAACTGACCCGCTCCATCAGCGAGATCAAACCGCCCAACCTCTTCCCCCAGGCACCTCAGGAAATCACACATTGCCACGATGAGGATGAcgatgaggaagaggaagaggaggaagaagaggaagaagaggaagaggaataa
- the NT5C2 gene encoding cytosolic purine 5'-nucleotidase isoform X2: protein MTTSWSDRLQNAADLPANMDGHALKKYRREAYHRVFVNRSLAMEKIKCFGFDMDYTLAVYKSPEYESLGFDLTVERLVSIGYPHELLNFVYDPAFPTRGLVFDTHYGNLLKVDAYGNLLVCAHGFNFLRGPETRDQYPNKFIQRDDTDRFYILNTLFNLPETYLLACLVDFFTNCDRYTSCETGFKDGDLFMSFRSMFQDVRDAVDWVHYKGSLKEKTLENLEKYVVKDGKLPLLLSRMNEVGKVFLVTNSDYKYTDKIMTYLFDFPHGPKPGSAHRPWQSYFDLILVDARKPLFFGEGTVLRQVDTVTGKLKIGTYTGPLQHGIVYSGGSSDTVCDLLGAKGKDILYIGDHIFGDILKSKKRQGWRTFLVIPELAQELHVWTDKSALFEELQSLDIFLAELYKHLDSSSNERPDISSIQRRIKKVTHDMDMCYGMMGSLFRSGSRQTLFASQVMRYADLYAASFINLLYYPFSYLFRAAHVLMPHESTVEHTHVDINEKESPMATRNRTSVDFKDSDYKRHQLTRSISEIKPPNLFPQAPQEITHCHDEDDDEEEEEEEEEEEEEEE from the exons ATGACAACCTCATGGAGCGACCGACTCCAGAATGCAGCCGATCTCCCTGCAAACATGGATGGGCATGCCCTGAAAAAGTACCGGCGGGAAGCCTATCACCG gGTCTTTGTAAACAGAAGTTTAGCCATGGAAAAGATAAAGTGCTTTGGTTTTGATATGGATTATACACTTGCTG TGTATAAATCCCCTGAATACGAATCTCTTGGATTTGACCTGACCGTAGAAAGATTAGTTTCCATTGGATACCCTCATGAGCTGCTCAATTTTGTGTATGATCCTGCATTCCCTACCAG AGGCCTGGTGTTTGATACCCACTATGGAAACCTGTTGAAAGTTGATGCCTATGGGAACCTCCTAGTGTGTGCACATGGCTTTAATTTCCTCAGAGG GCCTGAAACACGGGATCAATATCCAAATAAATTTATCCAGAGGGATGACACAGATAGGTTTTACATTCTGAACACATTATTCAATCTACCAG agaCCTACCTATTGGCTTGCCTAGTGGATTTCTTTACTAACTGTGACCGGTACACTAG CTGTGAAACGGGGTTTAAAGATGGAGACCTCTTCATGTCCTTCAGGAGTATGTTCCAGGATGTCAGAGATGCTGTTGACTGGGTTCATTACAAG GGATCACTTAAGGAAAAGACCCTTGAGAATCTGGAAAAGTATGTGGTGAAAGAT GGGAAGCTGCCATTGCTGCTCAGCCGCATGAATGAAGTTGGGAAGGTGTTTCTTGTCACAAACAGTGACTATAAATACACAGAT aaaattatGACTTACTTATTTGACTTTCCACATGGACCAAAG CCTGGGAGTGCCCATCGGCCGTGGCAGTCCTACTTCGACCTGATCCTGGTGGATGCACGAAAACCCCTCTTCTTTGGGGAAGGCACTGTGTTGAGGCAGGTGGACACG GTGACTGGGAAGCTGAAGATTGGTACCTACACTGGCCCACTGCAGCACGGCATTGTGTACTCAGGAG GCTCTTCAGACACAGTCTGTGACCTGCTGGGGGCCAAAGGGAAGGATATCTTGTACATTGGAGACCATATCTTTGGAGACATCCTCAAATCCAAGAAGCGCCAGGGCTGGAGGACCTTCCTGGTGATCCCCGAGCTGGCACAGGAGCTGCACGTCTGGACAGACAAAAGTG CCCTTTTTGAAGAACTGCAGAGTCTGGACATTTTCTTGGCCGAGCTGTACAA GCATCTGGACAGTAGCAGCAATGAACGCCCCGACATCAGCTCCATCCAGAGACGCATTAAG AAAGTGACCCATGACATGGACATGTGCTACGGGATGATGGGGAGCCTCTTCCGCAGCGGCTCTCGGCAGACCCTGTTTGCCAGCCAGGTGATGCGCTACGCTGATCTCTATGCAGCCTCCTTCATCAACCTCCTCTACTACCCCTTCAGCTACCTCTTCAGAGCCGCCCATGTCCTG ATGCCACACGAGTCCACAGTAGAGCACACGCACGTCGACATCAATGAGAAGGAGTCGCCGATGGCCACACGCAACCGCACCTCAGTGGATTTTAAAGATTCTGACTACAAGAGGCATCAACTGACCCGCTCCATCAGCGAGATCAAACCGCCCAACCTCTTCCCCCAGGCACCTCAGGAAATCACACATTGCCACGATGAGGATGAcgatgaggaagaggaagaggaggaagaagaggaagaagaggaagaggaataa